The uncultured Roseibium sp. DNA segment ACCCGGGCCTTCATCAACGACCAACCCGTCAGCGTCGGTCTGATGCGCCAGGCGGGCACGCTTCTCGTCGAAATCCACGGCCAGCACGACGATCGGGCTCTGGTCGATCCGGACAGCCACCGGCTTCTGATCGATTCCTTCGGTGGATTGAGCGAGGACGCGGAGGCAGTCGGCGAGGCATACAAGGCGTTCAAAGCCGCGGAGAAAGCCGTCCGGGATCATGAAGCGCGGATCGAAACGGCACGTCAGGAAGCCGATTACCTGAAAAGCGCGGTCAGTGAATTGACGGCCCTTGCCCCACAGGCCGGTGAAGAGGAAGAACTCGCCGCTCGGCGGACCACCATGATGCAGGTGGAGAAAATCGCCGGCGATCTGAACGAGGCGTTCGAGACGCTCAACGGTACGGCGTCACCGATTCCGGAACTGGCCAGCCTGCTTCGGCGTATGGAACGCAAGACGGAGCAGGCGCCAGCGCTGCTGACCGGACCGGTGACTGCGCTCGCCAACGCGCTCGACAATCTGGAAGAGGCCCGCAGTGGGCTGGAAACCGCCGTGCGCGAGACGGATTTCGATCCGCGCGAATTGGAGAGTGTCGAGGAACGACTATTCGCCCTGCGTGCGGCATCGCGCAAATTTGCCGTTCCGGCTGACGAACTGGGCAGCCTTTGCGCCCGTATGAGCGAGGATCTGGCCGATCTGGATGCGGGTGAGGACAAGCTGGCAGCGCTGAAGGCAGCCGCAGTGAAGACCCGAGACGCCTACGACAAGAAGGCAAAGGCGCTTTCAAAGGCTCGGGAAAAGGCGGCGCGGCAGCTTGAACAGGCCGTGGGCCAGGAACTGCCGGCGCTGAAACTGGAACGGGCGCGGTTCATCGTCGAAATGACGAGCGATCCGGAAAATCGGTCGCGGACCGGTTTCGATCAACTGGAGTTTTACGTTCAGACCAACCCGGGAACGAAGCCCGGTCCGATGATGAAAGTGGCCTCCGGGGGCGAGCTGTCCCGCTTCCTGCTCGCGCTGAAAGTGTCGCTGGCCGACAAGGGATCGGCGCCGACGCTGGTGTTCGACGAAATCGATACGGGGGTTGGCGGTGCCGTAGCGGAAGCGATCGGTGTGCGCCTTGCCCGGCTCGCCGCCAATGTCCAGGTGCTGACGGTGACCCATGCGCCGCAGGTGGCCGCACGCGCCGCCGGTCATTTCCTGATCGCCAAGGAAGAGGCCCATCCGGAGCGGGTGGCGACCCGGGTCCGCCGGATCGATGAAGACCACCGGCGCGAGGAAATCGCCCGCATGCTGGCCGGCAGCGTGATAACCGAGGAAGCGCGTGCCGCGGCCGGCAAGCTGATCACGGAAGCGGCCGGCTGAGTGCTTCCGCCGATTTCTGCCGGCGATATCTGTTTGGGTGAATGGGGCCACAATGACCGAAAAATCCGATTCCGCTGCCGCGATTGCCGTGGAGGCGCTGACGCTGGAACAGGCGGAAGCCGAGCTGATACGCCTGGCGGCGGAAATCGCGGAGCATGACAAGCACTACTTCGATGAAGACGCGCCCACCGTCTCCGATGCCGAGTATGACGCGCTGCGGAAGCGTAACAATGCGATCGAGGCCCGGTTTCCGGAGCTGATCCGGGCAGACAGCCCGTCCCAGCGCGTCGGGGTCGAGCCGACATCCGGGTTCGGCAAGATCACGCACAGCATCCCGATGCTGTCGCTGGACAACGCCTTCGACGACGAGGACGTACGCGATTTCGTCGGCCGTGTCCGGCGTTTTCTGAAATTCGATCCGCTGATGGGTGCACTCGGTGTGACCGCCGAACCCAAGATCGACGGGTTGTCCCTGTCACTTCGCTATGAAGGCGGCAAGCTGGTGAGCGCGGCCACCCGCGGCGACGGGACGGTCGGTGAGAACGTCACCGCCAATGCCCGCACCATTGCCGATATTCCGACAGAGCTGAAGGGCAAGGCGCCGGACGTGGCCGAGATCCGCGGCGAGGTCTACATGGCGCATGCGGATTTCCAGTCACTCAACGAGCGCATGGCGGCCAATGGCGGCAAGGTCTTCGCGAACCCGCGAAATGCCGCCGCCGGCTCTCTGCGCCAGCTCAAACCGGAGATTACCGCCTCTCGGCCTCTGCGCTTCTTTGCCTATGCGTGGGGCGAGATGACAGCGCTTCCGGCCGATACCCAGATGGGAATGGTCGAGGCCATGGGGGCCTGGGGATTTGCCATCAATCCGAAGATGCAGCTTTGCGAAAGCGTCGAGGAGCTGATCGCCGTCTATCACGGGATCGAGGAAGAGCGGGCAACGCTCGACTACGATATCGACGGGGTCGTCTACAAGGTCGACCGG contains these protein-coding regions:
- the recN gene encoding DNA repair protein RecN, yielding MLVTLSIRDIVLIDRLDLDFAAGMSVLTGETGAGKSILLDALSLAIGGRGDADLVRHGETQGQVTAVFDVPGDHAARALLRENDVDDDGDLILRRIQTSDGRTRAFINDQPVSVGLMRQAGTLLVEIHGQHDDRALVDPDSHRLLIDSFGGLSEDAEAVGEAYKAFKAAEKAVRDHEARIETARQEADYLKSAVSELTALAPQAGEEEELAARRTTMMQVEKIAGDLNEAFETLNGTASPIPELASLLRRMERKTEQAPALLTGPVTALANALDNLEEARSGLETAVRETDFDPRELESVEERLFALRAASRKFAVPADELGSLCARMSEDLADLDAGEDKLAALKAAAVKTRDAYDKKAKALSKAREKAARQLEQAVGQELPALKLERARFIVEMTSDPENRSRTGFDQLEFYVQTNPGTKPGPMMKVASGGELSRFLLALKVSLADKGSAPTLVFDEIDTGVGGAVAEAIGVRLARLAANVQVLTVTHAPQVAARAAGHFLIAKEEAHPERVATRVRRIDEDHRREEIARMLAGSVITEEARAAAGKLITEAAG